Proteins encoded in a region of the Dreissena polymorpha isolate Duluth1 chromosome 6, UMN_Dpol_1.0, whole genome shotgun sequence genome:
- the LOC127833413 gene encoding thimet oligopeptidase-like isoform X2, whose translation MAKPSGNRLNWQITEELIKSSTEELIQKSKHIYDSIGKVTSDEASFETVIKPLMAVDREYAVERNNIDFVQHVFEDKTLRDASSAADKRLSEFDVEISMRQDVFQSIVDFEKKGLDGLTAEQKRYVERQIKIGKRNGLHLSKEVQDKIKEIQKKMSGLSIDFNKNLNEENTVLEFTVEELAGLPDNFIKGLDKTEEGKCKLTLKYPHYFPSMKKCMNPQTRERLENAFNSRCIVENTKILEELVQLRHEKAQILGYKTHAEFVLDMRMAKTPEAVEKFLTELAVKLEPLKQADLANFLKYKQEECEKHGYTFDGKVNMWDYRYYMTVVEEQQYAVDQNVLKEYFPMNVVTKGLLDIYQELLSLDFEQVEGAEVWHKDVSMYSVKDKATKALMGYFYLDLFPREGKYGHAACFGLQPGCLAGDGSRQVAVAAMVANFTKPEPGQESLLTHDEVETFFHEFGHVMHQICSQAETAFFSGTNVERDFVEAPSQMLENWCWEKEPLRRMSAHFQDGRPIPSEILNKLMASRMANAGVFNARQILLGTFDQTIHTREKVDTAKVFSELSERLLGFPSTPGTNMPASFGHLAGGYDAQYYGYMWSEVYCMDMFASRFKKEGVMSSTTGQDYRRCILHPGGSLDASKMLVNFLGREPQQEAFLISKGLHVDSNL comes from the exons CCCCTAATGGCTGTTGACAGAGAATACGCAGTGGAAAGGAACAACATTGACTTTGTACAGCATGTGTTTGAAGACAAAACTCTACGAGACGCAAGTTCAGCAGCAGATAAAAGACTTAGTGAATTTGATGTTGAAATAAG CATGCGGCAAGACGTGTTCCAGTCAATTGTGGACTTTGAGAAGAAAGGTCTTGATGGATTAACGGCCGAACAAAAGCGCTACGTAGAGAGACAAATAAAAATTGGGAAAAGGAACG GTCTGCATCTGTCCAAGGAGGTGCAGGACAAGATAAAGGAGATCCAGAAGAAGATGAGTGGTCTGTCTATAGACTTCAACAAGAACCTCAACGAAGAAAACACAGTCCTAGAATTTACAGTTGAAGAACTTG CTGGTCTGCCTGACAATTTCATAAAAGGATTGGACAAG ACAGAGGAAGGGAAGTGCAAATTGACATTAAAGTATCCCCACTACTTCCCTTCTATGAAGAAATGTATGAATCCCCAAACTAGAGAGAGGTTGGAGAATGCATTTAATAGCAG GTGTATAGTGgaaaacacaaaaatattggAGGAATTAGTTCAACTGCGACATGAG AAAGCCCAGATTCTTGGGTACAAAACCCATGCGGAATTTGTGCTGGACATGCGCATGGCAAAGACCCCTGAAGCTGTAGAGAAGTTCCTCACTGAACTGGCAGTGAAACTTGAGCCACTAAAACAAGCAGACCTCGCCAATTTCCTGAAATACAAACAAGAGGAG TGTGAGAAGCATGGCTATACCTTTGACGGCAAGGTGAACATGTGGGACTACCGCTACTACATGACAGTGGTGGAGGAGCAGCAGTATGCAGTGGACCAGAACGTACTCAAGGAGTACTTCCCTATGAATGTCGTCACCAAGGGACTCTTAGATATATACCAG GAACTGCTGAGCCTTGACTTTGAGCAGGTGGAGGGAGCTGAAGTTTGGCACAAGGATGTTTCCATG TACAGTGTGAAGGACAAGGCCACCAAGGCATTGATGGGCTACTTCTACCTGGACTTGTTCCCCAGAGAAGGAAAGTACGGACATGCTGCCTGCTTTGGGCTCCAG CCCGGGTGTCTAGCAGGTGATGGGTCTCGACAGGTTGCAGTGGCAGCTATGGTGGCTAACTTCACCAAGCCAGAACCAGGCCAGGAGTCCCTGCTGACGCATGATGAG GTGGAGACATTCTTTCATGAGTTTGGTCATGTGATGCATCAGATTTGTTCGCAAGCGGAAACTGCCTTCTTTAG TGGTACCAATGTGGAGAGAGACTTTGTAGAAGCCCCGTCTCAGATGTTGGAGAACTGGTGCTGGGAGAAGGAACCTCTCCGCAGAATGTCCGCCCACTTCCAAGATGGCCGCCCCATTCCTTCCGAGATTCTCAACAAGCTCATGGCCAGCCGCATGGCCAATGCAGGCGTGTTTAATGCGAGGCAGATCTTGTTGGGGACTTTTGATCAGACCATTCACACGCGCGAAAAG GTTGATACAGCCAAGGTGTTCTCAGAGTTGTCTGAGCGACTGCTGGGTTTCCCCTCCACACCGGGGACCAACATGCCTGCCTCCTTTGGTCACCTGGCTGGGGGCTATGATGCTCAGTACTATGGCTACATG TGGAGTGAGGTCTATTGTATGGACATGTTTGCCTCCCGCTTCAAAAAGGAAGGTGTGATGAGTAGCACAACCGGGCAGGACTATCGACGATGTATTCTTCACCCTGGTGGATCACTG GATGCCAGCAAGATGTTGGTGAACTTCCTGGGCCGGGAACCACAACAGGAGGCTTTCCTCATCAGCAAGGGCCTTCATGTGGACAGCAATCTCTGA